The following proteins are encoded in a genomic region of Magallana gigas chromosome 1, xbMagGiga1.1, whole genome shotgun sequence:
- the LOC136273834 gene encoding uncharacterized protein encodes MFIKAEGLKDLIDYVIFDLLTNVLCDFDFKHRCLNQKIEMSRHICSYQEYEDRYIQPAFTFSALQFLFSIKTALIQVHLASHTSKLSITESFNKDDVMESLSTIQITERGIRRVGNECLLKLTSGAEFHQSLTLTDVDRCYHISCVTSDRVWVSDGNNLILTDTTGVPLQPQPVKDLCSDDIFTGNGLHTVNSESELIYINKNYDINKLSKDMKTATTFIERTDSTWVPLCVYWSPSTGDLLVVMLRRLPWGCKVTRYNQSGQLAQTIQHDNTELGLYRVPHHITENNNGDIVVSDFESGAVVVTERGGRHRFSYTGPPSGSVLLPCGICTDALSHILVCDGTTKTVQMLDKDGQFLSHLLTEPQEMGPPWSLSYDVNTHRLWVGSWWDKKVCVYRYITRQDALTDQHSSP; translated from the exons ATGTTTATAAAGGCCGAGGGACTGAAGGATCTCATTGACTATGTGATTTTTGATCTATTGACCAATGTGCTCtgtgactttgatttcaaacacagatgtttaaaCCAGAAGATAGAAATGAGCAGACATATTTGCAGCTATCAGGAATATGAAGACAGATATATACAGCCAGCATTCACATTCAGTGCGCTACAATTCCTCTTCTCCATAAAGACAGCCCTCATCCAGGTACATCTTGCATCCCACACCAGCAAGCTCTCCATAACTGAGTCATTCAACAAGGacgatgtgatggagtcactgagtacaatccaaatcacagagagaggaatACGACGTGTAGGAAACGAGTGTCTGCTAAAACTGACGTCTGGTGCTGAGttccatcaatctctcacacTGACAGATGTTGATCgttgttatcacatttcctgtgtgacatcagaccgggtctgggtcagtgatggAAACAATCTCatcttgacagacacaacaggtgtccctctacagcCTCAGCCTGTGAAGGATTTATGTAGTGATGATATATTTACTGGTAatggattacacacagtgaacagtgagagtgaactgatttatataaataagaattatgacatcaacaaactgtcaaaggatatgaaaacagccaccacatttatagaaagaacagactctacatgggTACCActgtgtgtgtactggtccccatccactggggatctactggtcgtgATGTTAAGAAGGTTACCATGGGGatgcaaggtaacccggtacaaccagagtggacaacttGCACAGACCATACAGCATGACAACACAGAACTTGGACTGTATAGAGTACCTCAccatataacagagaacaacaatggggatatcgtggtgtctgactttgagtctggtgctgtagtggtgacagagcgtggaggaagacatcgtttctcctacacaggacctcCATCAGGATCAGTACTACTGCCatgtggaatctgtactgacgcgctgtcacacatcctggtatGTGATGGTACAACcaaaacagtacagatgttagataaggacggtcagttcctgtcacatctactgacagAACCACAAGAAATGGGTCCTCCAtggagcctgagttatgatgtcaacactcaccgtctctgggtagGGTCATGGTGGGACAAGAAAgtgtgtgtctacaggtatatcaccagacaggacgctttaacag ATCAACACAGTTCGCCCTGA